The genomic segment TAAGAGATGAAGGCAAAACAAGTGTCATTTTGGGATTTTTGAATGTTTTTTCTAAACTTTCTATTAGTTTTGTAATATACCCGGCATCTTTCCATATTCCCATGAAATAAAAAATCAATATAAGTGAAAATAAAAGATCGAGTGTTTCCCGCTCATAAAAATACTTGATTTCCAGAACAATAACACTGCCAATGTCCAGATAAAAAAGCCCGAGTATAGTACTGCTTATGAAAAGTCCTATACCTAAATCTTTTTTTTTATATACCCAGATTAACAAAAAAATACAGATTACAATTATTCTTAAAAGGGTCATTTATAAAAAAAATTATCAGAATCAACAGAATCTAATAAATCTCCCAACAAATTAAGCAAAGCTTTGCTTTGCAGCTACAAAACAGCTGATGTTGTAGCCGCAGAGCGTTAGCTCTGCTAAACATTGAAATTCCTATACATTAAGATAGATTGCTTCGTCGTCCCGATATATCGGGACTCCTCGCAATGACTAAAGAGAATGCGGTCATTGCGAACGAAAGGTGAAACAATCTCATGAATTTTAAAATTTCCGTATAATCAATTAATATGTCAATTTATTATTTTGAATTATTACCGTTATTGCTGATTTTTATTTCAAGATTACTTACAAAATCTGAAAGTTCACATATATATTTTTTCATATCTTCGTAATTATTGTTTTTAGCACCGGCTTCGAGTTCTCTCCCAATGTGTGATATTTCATCTAAGCTGTATAAACTTCCTGTTCCTTTAATTTTATGCGATATTTTCCTGATAGTTTCCAAATCATTTTTCAATAATGCATTTTCCATAACTATTATGTCTTTTTTTCTTCTTTCAATATAAACAGGAATTATTTCTGCAATTTCAGGACGTACATAAACAATGTTCTTTTCAGTTTTGTCTGTTTTATTCTGTTCCATATATTTATATCAATCAACCCTGCGAAAAGCAGCATTAACCTTGGCTATAAACAAATCCGGGTTAAACGGTTTAATAATATAATCATCCGCACCCAGATTTATCACATTTTCCTGGCTTTCTTCATCGGATAAAGCAGTAAGCACAATTATCGGAAGTTTAATCAAACCTAAACCCGAACGAATTCTCTGAATAACTCCAAAACCGTCCAAGCGCGGCATCATTAAATCCAAAAGCAACAAATCAGGTATTTTCTGGGCAATCATATCTATTACTTCCCTTCCATCGCTGGCTTCATCTACATCGTAACCATTTTTATTAAGATATATTTTAATAATATTTCTAACATCAGTATCATCATCAGCAATCAACACTCTCTTGTTTTTATTAGAAGGGACCGGCGCAGGTTCGTGAATTTTAGATACTGAGTATTCTTTTTTACTTGGTTTTATATCGGTCATTATGTTTAGATAAGGAAAAATTTCATCCAAAGAAGTATCGCCCTGTGATAAATGCCATAAAGCATCATAATTCATCGGCCATAGAAAACCCTTTTTCATAGCAGTTTCATGGATGTTATATTCTTTTTCTCCTGCACTTATAAGATTCTTTATTTCCCGGGTAACTTCAAGGAGCTCTAAAATAGCCAGACGACCTTTATAGCCGCTAAAATCACATTTTACACAACCTACAGGCTTAAAACATTTTGTTGATAAATTATTTTTTTTTAGCATCCCTTCAATAAAAACAGAATCGGTTTTTGTTAATGTAGCCGGTTCCTTACAATCAGGGCAAAGTCTGCGCACTAACCGCTGGGCTGTAATAGCAAGCATTGCAGGCGAAATCTTAAATCTTTCCACGCCCATATCTATTAACCTTGTAATACTTGATACAGTATCATTAGTGTGCAAGGTTGAAAATACCAGATGCCCGGTCATTGCTGTCTGGAAGGTAATATCCGCGGTTTCCCTGTCACGAATTTCTCCTACTAAAATCGTATCCGGATCCTGACGCAGAACAGACCTTAAAATAGTAGCAAAAGTTAATCCCTGTTTTTCATTTACCTGGACTTGATTGACCCCTTCCATACGATATTCAATAGGATCTTCTATGGTAATAATATTAGTATTTTCCTTCTTAATCATATTTAACATTGAATACAAAGATGTCGTCTTACCTGAACCGGTAGGTCCCGTTATAAGTATTATGCCTTGTTCTGCATTAAGTATATCTCTCAATCTATTTGCTATGTCTTGTTTAAAACCTAATTCTTCAAAAGGTACTCTTGCTGATTTTGGATTAAGCAAACGAAGCACTACTGTTTCTCCATACGAAGTAGGCAATGTGGAAACCCGCAATCCGATTTCAATATTATTGACTAATAATTTTGCCCGGCCATCCTGAGGTTTAAAATGTTCCGCCAAGTTTAAATCAGCCATAATCTTTATTCTGGAAACAAGCGGACCCGTAGCTAATTTTCTGGGTATTGTCATTATATTTTTAAGAAAACCATCTATGCGAAAACGCACAATGCTGCCGTAGTCTTCATGTTCAATATGGATATCAGATGCCCTCATTTTAACTGCTTTAGCGATAAGAGAGTTAACCAATTTTATTACAGGGGGCATAATTTTTTCAGGAGAAGTATAGTCTTTATCAACCTGGAAATCCTGTAATACTTCAACTTCATTTTTTTCATCCATCTTTCCCAGAAGGTCATATACCATTATTTCAGGATTAAACTGTTCTGCTATTAAAGCTTCAATCTTTGAAGGAATACAATAATAAGGTTTTGGGTTTCTGCCGGTAACAACCTGAACATCATTTCTTGCAATAAAATCTAAAGGGTTAATCATAAGCACGTCTATGATTTCATCTCTTAACCGGAATGGAATCAAACCGTGCCTTCGACAAATCTTTTCCGGGACAAAAGAAAGAGCTAATTTTTCAACAACTATTTTATCAGGATTGAAATATGGAATTTGATGAGTTTCAAATAATTCTCTCTCTAACATTTCAATGGTAATTTTCTGGGAATCAACCAAGGATTCGGATAAAAACGCACAGCGTTTATTCCTCAGGTCTTCAATCACATCCGCAGTTATGTTAGGTAGTTTTAAAACTACTTCCAATAACCATTCATCTTTAAAAATATGCTTGGTCCCCATATTTTTTTAACTCCTATTAAAAAACATTCTATTCTCTTTATTTCTGCATTTTACTTATTTTAAACAATTTTTCAAGAAGCAAATATTGCTCCATAACCACCAGTATGTATAAAAACGATATTATCCTTTTTCTTAAATTTTTCTGATTTAACATGTTTAAGCATTCCGGCAAATCCTTTAGCAGTATAAAACGGATCTAAATATATACCTTCTAATTTGGCTAACAACTTAGATGCTTCTCTTCCTGCCGACGATTCTATCCCATATCCGGGACCCATAATTTTATTATCGAGAATTATCCGTAATTTTTTTTGTTCTATATTCAACATTTTTTGTGTTTCTGTTATAAGCTTTCTTATATACCCTTCAAGCCCCGGCAACATCCCTTTTGCTACTGCCATTCCATATATAGATACAGGAATATCCACGATTTGTGACCCTATCAAAAATCCGGATTGTGTCCCTCCGGAAGAACTTGTGTGAAAAATGGCAGTCAGAGAAGGCAGTTGTTCCACTATTTCTTTAAAAGCTTCAATGTAACCAAGAACTGCAACAGGAACCGAACCTCCTACCGGGAACGAAAAAGGTTTCTTATTTTTATAAATGAGCTTTTTTTCAAAATCTTTCATAATTTTAATAATTTCATCCCAATCGTTCGTACCGCAAAAATACATATTCGCACCTACAATTTGATTAAGGATAAGATTGCCTTCATATTTTTTCGGTTTAGAACCTCCAAGAAAAAGATGTGAAGTCATTCCTAAACGGGAAGCCGCTAACGCTGTTTGATTAGCATGGTTAGACTGTATTCCGCCTGCCGTTAAAATATCAGTCGCACCTATTCTCACGGCTTCTGCCATAAGATATTGCAATTTTCTGCATTTATTTCCACCCAACCCTAAACCGTTTAAATCGTCTCTTTTAATATAAATAGACGGACCGCCAAGATATTTTGTTATTTTTTTAAGCTTATACAAAGGCGTCGGATAAATACCTAAACTCACTTTTTTAAATTTAGCAAGGATTTTTTCTATTTTTTGCATTTTGAATCTCTTTAAATAATTTGTTTCAAGTTAGGCTTGCCAAGGGTCTGGCGACAACTACAAAACTATAACTAAATTGTAGTTTCACGCCCTCGGCGTGATAACATTGAAATTCTTATACATCAAGTTAAGCCCGCCACTGAACCGTTGGCGGGCAGCTACAAAACTATTGATATTGTAACCACAGAACGTTAGCTCTGCTATACATTGAGTTAATTATAACTTAATTTTCAGAGTATTTCAATTGAAAATTTGGAAGATTTAACTTTACTTTATATAAATAAAATGCTATACTATATTTTCTATGCATGATAATCATGAAAGTTTTTACGGGCTCGGCATTGCGCCGGGTTTACTGGAAGTAATAACCAAATTGGGTTTCAAGGTACCAACCCCGATACAATATAAAGCAATACCTATTGTAATTGAAGGCAAGGATATTATCGGTATTGCCCAGACAGGCACCGGTAAAACTCTCGCATTCGGAATACCGATGATTCAGCGACTCGCCCAAAAGAAAGGCCGGGGACTGATACTTGTCCCTACACGCGAACTTGCTATCCAGGTAAATGATGCTCTCAAAAAACTTACGCAAGCATTCTCTATAGAAACGGTTGTAATTATAGGCGGCGAATCTATAGGAAAACAAATATCCTCGCTAAGAAGAAATCCGCGCATTATTATTGCAACACCGGGTCGCTTAAATGATCTTCTGGGTCAGAGACAGGTACGGCTCGATGATGTCAACATTCTTGTACTTGACGAAGCCGACCGTATGCTGGATATGGGTTTTGCACCGCAAATAGAGCGAATCATCAGACTTATACCTAAAGACCGGCAGACAATGCTTTTTTCTGCAACCATACCGTCAAAGATAGTCAGTATCGCATCACATCATATGAAACTTCCGGTTCAAACTGAGATAGCTCCTACAGGTACAGCAGCCGAAGGAATTTCCCAGGAAATATTCGTAGTTAACAGAGATTTAAAAGGCAAATTATTAGGACAGCTTCTTATACAATACACCGGTTCAGTTCTTTTATTCACAAGAACAAAACGCGGCGCTTCAAAAATAGCACGACTGTTACGCGGCATGGGACATAATGCGGCTGAAATTCACGCGGACAGGTCGCTAAGTCAAAGAAAGGAATCGCTAAGCGGATTTAAATCAGGAAAATACCGTGTTCTTGTTGCGACAGATATTGCCTCGCGGGGAATTGATGTAGTAGGAATAGAACTGGTTATCAATTACGACCTTCCCGATGACCCGGAAAATTATGTGCATAGAATAGGACGGACGGGCAGGGCAGGACAGGTCGGACATGCTATTTCACTTGCAACACCGGACCAGGGAAGCGATGTAATTAATATTGAAAAAATTATTAGAACAACAATACCGATATCAACTCATCCGGCAATTCCCACAGAAACATTTTACCGTTCTACTGTAGCCCCGAAAGTCAACCACAACATCCAGTATCACGGCCGGAGCAGCTTCCACAGCCGGAGAAGAAGAAGATAACATTAGTGTAATTGGATTTAAATTGGTGTGAAAGACGATTAGAGAGCGGCTTTTTTATACTCTTCGGATAAAATATTTATGAGTTCGTGTACGGGTATAATCTTATCAGCTCTGTAGGCATTTGCTCCTGCAAAAGCAAAACCATCCGCAAGATTTCCTTTTTTCGCATTACATAAAACAAGAGCGATACAATAAGGACTATTCACCACATCGCAGGTTATAATGCAGTGGTAGGGACACTTAAATGGTTTTTTATGTCCTTGTGATACATCTACGATAAACTGATTTTTTATAGCACGGCCCGGCATACCTACAGGACTTTTAATAATTACAATGTCTTCTTTCTTGGCGTTAATATACGCCTGTTTGAATTTCATGTCTGCATCGCACTCATCTGTCGTAACAAAACGAGTCGCCATCTGGACGGCTTTTGCACCCATTTTAATAAATTTATAAATATCTGCTCCGGTATAAATACCTCCGGCAGCAATTACCGGAATGGATTTATGATATTTGTCTTCGTAAGTTTTTACAATTTTTATAACCTCCGGAATTAACACTTCTAATCTATATTCAGGATCGTCTATATTCTCATACTTAAAACCCAGATGACCGCCGGCTAAAGGACCTTCCACGACAACAGCATCCGGCAAATAATTAAATTTTTCCTTCCACCTTTTACATATAATCCCTGCAGCGCGGGCTGAAGATATTATCGGGACAAGTTTAGTAGTATCCCCTTTCTTTAAATATTCCGGAAGGTTAAGCGGAAGCCCGGCACCAGAAAAAATAATATCCGCTTTTTCTTCTATTGATGTCCTTACCATATCGGCATAATTAGAAAGTGCAACCATTATATTGATTCCCAATATACCTTTGCTTAATTCTCTTGTCCGCCTGATTTCTTTTCTTAATGCTCTGATATTTGCTTCCAAAAAATCTTTTTCATAATTAGGCTCAAACAACCCTATACCCGGTGTGGCAATAACACCGACTCCGC from the Elusimicrobiota bacterium genome contains:
- a CDS encoding Hpt domain-containing protein, which produces MEQNKTDKTEKNIVYVRPEIAEIIPVYIERRKKDIIVMENALLKNDLETIRKISHKIKGTGSLYSLDEISHIGRELEAGAKNNNYEDMKKYICELSDFVSNLEIKISNNGNNSK
- a CDS encoding ATPase, T2SS/T4P/T4SS family codes for the protein MGTKHIFKDEWLLEVVLKLPNITADVIEDLRNKRCAFLSESLVDSQKITIEMLERELFETHQIPYFNPDKIVVEKLALSFVPEKICRRHGLIPFRLRDEIIDVLMINPLDFIARNDVQVVTGRNPKPYYCIPSKIEALIAEQFNPEIMVYDLLGKMDEKNEVEVLQDFQVDKDYTSPEKIMPPVIKLVNSLIAKAVKMRASDIHIEHEDYGSIVRFRIDGFLKNIMTIPRKLATGPLVSRIKIMADLNLAEHFKPQDGRAKLLVNNIEIGLRVSTLPTSYGETVVLRLLNPKSARVPFEELGFKQDIANRLRDILNAEQGIILITGPTGSGKTTSLYSMLNMIKKENTNIITIEDPIEYRMEGVNQVQVNEKQGLTFATILRSVLRQDPDTILVGEIRDRETADITFQTAMTGHLVFSTLHTNDTVSSITRLIDMGVERFKISPAMLAITAQRLVRRLCPDCKEPATLTKTDSVFIEGMLKKNNLSTKCFKPVGCVKCDFSGYKGRLAILELLEVTREIKNLISAGEKEYNIHETAMKKGFLWPMNYDALWHLSQGDTSLDEIFPYLNIMTDIKPSKKEYSVSKIHEPAPVPSNKNKRVLIADDDTDVRNIIKIYLNKNGYDVDEASDGREVIDMIAQKIPDLLLLDLMMPRLDGFGVIQRIRSGLGLIKLPIIVLTALSDEESQENVINLGADDYIIKPFNPDLFIAKVNAAFRRVD
- a CDS encoding pyridoxal-phosphate dependent enzyme; translation: MQKIEKILAKFKKVSLGIYPTPLYKLKKITKYLGGPSIYIKRDDLNGLGLGGNKCRKLQYLMAEAVRIGATDILTAGGIQSNHANQTALAASRLGMTSHLFLGGSKPKKYEGNLILNQIVGANMYFCGTNDWDEIIKIMKDFEKKLIYKNKKPFSFPVGGSVPVAVLGYIEAFKEIVEQLPSLTAIFHTSSSGGTQSGFLIGSQIVDIPVSIYGMAVAKGMLPGLEGYIRKLITETQKMLNIEQKKLRIILDNKIMGPGYGIESSAGREASKLLAKLEGIYLDPFYTAKGFAGMLKHVKSEKFKKKDNIVFIHTGGYGAIFAS
- a CDS encoding DEAD/DEAH box helicase codes for the protein MHDNHESFYGLGIAPGLLEVITKLGFKVPTPIQYKAIPIVIEGKDIIGIAQTGTGKTLAFGIPMIQRLAQKKGRGLILVPTRELAIQVNDALKKLTQAFSIETVVIIGGESIGKQISSLRRNPRIIIATPGRLNDLLGQRQVRLDDVNILVLDEADRMLDMGFAPQIERIIRLIPKDRQTMLFSATIPSKIVSIASHHMKLPVQTEIAPTGTAAEGISQEIFVVNRDLKGKLLGQLLIQYTGSVLLFTRTKRGASKIARLLRGMGHNAAEIHADRSLSQRKESLSGFKSGKYRVLVATDIASRGIDVVGIELVINYDLPDDPENYVHRIGRTGRAGQVGHAISLATPDQGSDVINIEKIIRTTIPISTHPAIPTETFYRSTVAPKVNHNIQYHGRSSFHSRRRRR
- a CDS encoding nitronate monooxygenase family protein, encoding MENKIWPSFKIGDLSIKIPIIQGGMGIGVSLSSLAAAVANEGGVGVIATPGIGLFEPNYEKDFLEANIRALRKEIRRTRELSKGILGINIMVALSNYADMVRTSIEEKADIIFSGAGLPLNLPEYLKKGDTTKLVPIISSARAAGIICKRWKEKFNYLPDAVVVEGPLAGGHLGFKYENIDDPEYRLEVLIPEVIKIVKTYEDKYHKSIPVIAAGGIYTGADIYKFIKMGAKAVQMATRFVTTDECDADMKFKQAYINAKKEDIVIIKSPVGMPGRAIKNQFIVDVSQGHKKPFKCPYHCIITCDVVNSPYCIALVLCNAKKGNLADGFAFAGANAYRADKIIPVHELINILSEEYKKAAL